From the Chryseobacterium sp. G0201 genome, the window GTAATACACTTGTTTTCCGTTCAATGGAAGCAATTTTTTATCGTCTTTTATTAAGGTCAGAGCATTTGAATATAAATTTTGAACTAGATTTTTGTGAGAATCGTTGTTCAGATCCTGATTTACATTTTCAGGATTTTTTGGAGTGTATTGAGTTAATCCTAAATAATATTTTGTCAATAAAATTTTCTTTACACTTTCTTCAACTCTAGCTTGAGGAATTTCTCCATTGTCAATTGCTTTTTGGATTAATTTTTTTCCGTTAGCCACACCTTGAGAAAACAGCATGATATCATTTCCTGCTTTGAAGGCCATTGCATCCAGCTCTCCCGGATTATATTTGTTGGCAACAGCGCCCATGTTTAGGGCATCAGTGATAATTAAACCTTTATAGCCTAATTTTTCTTTCAATAAACCTGTGATGATATTTTTAGAAACGGAAGCCGGAATGCCTTTTCCCGATTCTAAACTCGGAACATACAAGTGAGCAACCATAACACCGCCAATTCCTTTATTCATCAATGCTTTGAAAGGTGCTAATTCGACAGTATTAAGTCTTTCTAAACTATGGGAAACTACTGGAAGATCAAGGTGTGAATCTGTACTTGTATCACCGTGTCCAGGGAAATGCTTTATTGCTGCAAGAATGTTATTATCCTGAAGTCCGTTTGAATAAGATAATGCCGAATTGATCACATTATCAACCTCAGAGCCAAAACTCCTGTTTCCGATAATCGGATTGTTTGGATTGGTGTTGACGTCAACAACTGGGGCAAAATCCCAATTAATGCCCATTCTGTGGCAGTCTTCGGCTATTTTGGCAGACATCTGATACAGTAAATTTTTATCCTGAATAGCTCCCAAAGTCATTGCCCAAGGGAATTTATGTGCCGCAGCGATTCTTTGGTATAAACCCCATTCTGCATCCATCCCGATCATCAATGGGATCTTAGATTTTTGCTGAAATTCATTAACTAGGTTAATTTCTCTCGCTGCATCATCCTGCATCAGGATCAAACCACCGATTTTATCGTTTAAAACAATATTTCTTACCTGATTGATATGGTTCTCGTCTTTATTGGTATATAAAGCAACAATAAAAAGCTGACCTAATTTTTCATCCTGTGAAAGTGATTTGTACGTTTTGTCAACCCATTGATTTGCCTTGTCCACATCTGCCTGAGAAATGCCTTTAGGCTGGTATTGAGCCGATATTTTAGAACTAATACATAGAAATACAAAGAGGGAAGTATAAACTATTTTTTTCATGACTTTTTGAATATGAACAAAAATACAATTAAAAAAACGATGAAAACAAAGTTTTTGAGTTTTTTGGTATATGTTTTGAATAAGCCATATCAATAATAATTAAACTTTTATAAAATGAAAAAATTTCTTCCAATTTTACTATTAGCTTTTGTGAGCTTATTCATATTTAGCTGTGATAATGACGACGACGTAATACAAGGCCAAGATAGTGATACAGTAGCTGTAATGAAAGATGCCACAGGAACATTCTCAAGTGGTAATAATTTTACCCTTGGATTAGATATTAATATTGCAAGTACAGATGTAGTTTTAGTATACAAAAGAGTAGGAAATGTTTGGCAAATTATTCCTAAAACATATTATTTAGACGATGTTCAAAACTTGCCAACAGGTAGAGAGCTAGATTATAATTTCGATTTTACGTCTCAGGATGTGGAAATCAGAACTACTGCAAACTTTAATCAGGCAACACAGATGACATCTGCAGAAACAAATCAATATTTAGTAAATCAGACATTTAGAATTGTACTTGTTCCTGCTAATGCTGCCGGAAAAGCTTCTAAATCTGCTGGTTTAGACTATAAAGATTATAATGCTGTAGTTAAATATTATAATCTTAATGATTCTAATGTTACTAACACTAAAGTAAATTAAGAATATATCTTTTCAATTTTTTATAATTAAAAAGGCTCCGAAAGAAATTTCTTTCGGAGCCTTTGCTTTTATGAAGTTTAATTATTTATCGTTATCATCGAGAAGATGTCCAAAATAATCTTTCTTTGTCTGTAAGTATTCTTTACTATTTTCGTTGGCCGGAATTTGTAAAGGTATTCTTGAATTGAGATGAATATTGCTTTTCTCTACATGTTTCACCTTTTCAGGATTGTTTGTAAGAAGGTTGATATCTTTTACATCTAATAAGTTTAAGATCTCAATGGCCACTTCAAAGTTTCTGTCGTCTGCCGGAAGTCCTAGTTTTAGGTTGGCTTCCACGGTGTCAAAACCTTTTTCCTGAAGAGAGTAAGCTTTAAGCTTATTGATAATTCCTATATTTCTTCCTTCCTGTCGAAGATAAATTATCATTCCTCCATTTTCATGGGTATATTTCATTGCGGCATCCAGTTGCTGCCCACATTCACATTTTTTTGAATGGAAAACTTCTCCGGTAATACATTCTGAGTGGAAACGTACATTTACAGGCTTAGAAAAGTCTGTATTTTCGGCGATAATAGCCATATGAGGCATCCAGTCGTTCTCATTTTCGGAGAAAGCAATCATTCGGAAACTGCCGTGTTCTGTAGGAACATTGGCCTCCGCCTGAATTTTTATCATTAATTAGTTACGAATTAGTTTTTAATTTCCTTTTAAAGAATCTTCGATAACGGTAATATTGGTTTTCAATCTTACCAAATATCTGTTAAGTACTTCGTCATCATCTTTGTTAAGATTCTGTCTCAGTTTCTGAATTTTTTTATAAGATTTTTCGAAGCTTTTAATTGCTCTGTTTTTTCCTGAAAGATTATTTGCATCAATTGCATAGAGGTAATTCTGTAAACTATATTTCAAATTTAATACTTCCTCATTTAAGTTCACATTTTTGAACTTCGGAAAAGTTGAAATGAGATTTGAGATCTCTGATGCATTAACATTTTCTTTAATATTTATATCGATGCTTTTCTTAACTCCTCTATCGGAATCAGAACCTTTGGCTTCGCTATAAAAATTATTAGACAGCGGAGAAAAATTTAATTTTTCCGTTGCGCAGGAAGATGTTATAATT encodes:
- a CDS encoding glycoside hydrolase family 3 protein, which translates into the protein MKKIVYTSLFVFLCISSKISAQYQPKGISQADVDKANQWVDKTYKSLSQDEKLGQLFIVALYTNKDENHINQVRNIVLNDKIGGLILMQDDAAREINLVNEFQQKSKIPLMIGMDAEWGLYQRIAAAHKFPWAMTLGAIQDKNLLYQMSAKIAEDCHRMGINWDFAPVVDVNTNPNNPIIGNRSFGSEVDNVINSALSYSNGLQDNNILAAIKHFPGHGDTSTDSHLDLPVVSHSLERLNTVELAPFKALMNKGIGGVMVAHLYVPSLESGKGIPASVSKNIITGLLKEKLGYKGLIITDALNMGAVANKYNPGELDAMAFKAGNDIMLFSQGVANGKKLIQKAIDNGEIPQARVEESVKKILLTKYYLGLTQYTPKNPENVNQDLNNDSHKNLVQNLYSNALTLIKDDKKLLPLNGKQVYYVPLEEAPYQTFASQLGSNVIIKKAGEINSIPKNSTVIVAFHKDNSTAYKPYKISDTSKKVLSDLTKTQNVILNIFGSTYALKDIDISKVSTVLVSYENNDDSMIATANAFNGKTKIWGRLPVSVNDKLKAGMGIDLNPTSASNTKVSSTVFTTSKKTTIN
- the ribA gene encoding GTP cyclohydrolase II; translated protein: MIKIQAEANVPTEHGSFRMIAFSENENDWMPHMAIIAENTDFSKPVNVRFHSECITGEVFHSKKCECGQQLDAAMKYTHENGGMIIYLRQEGRNIGIINKLKAYSLQEKGFDTVEANLKLGLPADDRNFEVAIEILNLLDVKDINLLTNNPEKVKHVEKSNIHLNSRIPLQIPANENSKEYLQTKKDYFGHLLDDNDK